Proteins encoded together in one Urocitellus parryii isolate mUroPar1 chromosome 3, mUroPar1.hap1, whole genome shotgun sequence window:
- the Ndufs7 gene encoding NADH dehydrogenase [ubiquinone] iron-sulfur protein 7, mitochondrial isoform X2: MWVQPCRHEASIGAWPERAPAVCPVLSTQPAVSKARAMVPQPTELPRSRGEFVVTKLDDLINWARRSSLWPMTFGLACCAVEMMHMAAPRYDMDRFGVVFRASPRQADVMIVAGTLTNKMAPALRKVYDQMPEPRYVVSMGSCANGGGYYHYSYSVVRGCDRIVPVDIYVPGCPPTAEALLYGILQLQRKIKREKRLKIWYRR; the protein is encoded by the exons ATGTGGGTTCAGCCATGCAGGCACGAGGCGTCCATCGGAGCCTGGCCAGAGAGGGCCCCAGCAG TGTGTCCTGTGCTCAGCACCCAGCCTGCTGTGTCCAAGGCCAGAGCCATGGTTCCTCAACCCACCGAGCTTCCCAGGAGCCGCGGCGAGTTTGTGGTGACCAAGCTGGACGACCTCATCAACTGGGCCCGCCGA AGCTCGCTGTGGCCCATGACCTTCGGCCTAGCCTGCTGTGCAGTGGAGATGATGCACATGGCTGCACCCCGCTACGACATGGACCGCTTTGGTGTTGTCTTCCGCGCCAGCCCCCGCCAGGCCGACGTGATGATCGTGGCTGGCACGCTCACCAACAAGATGGCCCCAGCACTCCGCAAG GTGTATGACCAGATGCCAGAGCCCCGCTACGTGGTGTCCATGGGGAG CTGCGCCAACGGAGGCGGCTACTACCACTACTCCTACTCCGTGGTGAGAGGCTGTGACCGCATCGTGCCCGTGGACATTTATGTGCCAG GCTGCCCGCCCACAGCGGAGGCCCTGCTGTACGGCATCCTGCAGCTTCAGAGGAAGATCAAACGGGAGAAGAGACTCAAGATCTGGTACCGCAGGTAG
- the Ndufs7 gene encoding NADH dehydrogenase [ubiquinone] iron-sulfur protein 7, mitochondrial isoform X1, translating into MAALEALSLLCVRMLGLRSNVGSAMQARGVHRSLAREGPSSTQPAVSKARAMVPQPTELPRSRGEFVVTKLDDLINWARRSSLWPMTFGLACCAVEMMHMAAPRYDMDRFGVVFRASPRQADVMIVAGTLTNKMAPALRKVYDQMPEPRYVVSMGSCANGGGYYHYSYSVVRGCDRIVPVDIYVPGCPPTAEALLYGILQLQRKIKREKRLKIWYRR; encoded by the exons ATGGCGGCGCTAGAGG CTCTCAGCCTGCTCTGTGTCCGGATGCTCGGCCTGCG CTCCAATGTGGGTTCAGCCATGCAGGCACGAGGCGTCCATCGGAGCCTGGCCAGAGAGGGCCCCAGCAG CACCCAGCCTGCTGTGTCCAAGGCCAGAGCCATGGTTCCTCAACCCACCGAGCTTCCCAGGAGCCGCGGCGAGTTTGTGGTGACCAAGCTGGACGACCTCATCAACTGGGCCCGCCGA AGCTCGCTGTGGCCCATGACCTTCGGCCTAGCCTGCTGTGCAGTGGAGATGATGCACATGGCTGCACCCCGCTACGACATGGACCGCTTTGGTGTTGTCTTCCGCGCCAGCCCCCGCCAGGCCGACGTGATGATCGTGGCTGGCACGCTCACCAACAAGATGGCCCCAGCACTCCGCAAG GTGTATGACCAGATGCCAGAGCCCCGCTACGTGGTGTCCATGGGGAG CTGCGCCAACGGAGGCGGCTACTACCACTACTCCTACTCCGTGGTGAGAGGCTGTGACCGCATCGTGCCCGTGGACATTTATGTGCCAG GCTGCCCGCCCACAGCGGAGGCCCTGCTGTACGGCATCCTGCAGCTTCAGAGGAAGATCAAACGGGAGAAGAGACTCAAGATCTGGTACCGCAGGTAG
- the Pwwp3a gene encoding PWWP domain-containing DNA repair factor 3A, whose amino-acid sequence MTDAKYVLCRWERRLWPAKVLARTETSTKNKRKKEFFLDVQILSLEEKIQVKSTEVEALQKSQIENIASFLASQEEVPAAPLEELTYRRSLRVALDVLNERDRICQEGPSRREQLPTGVASLPRDILSPSFLPERRWEYAQRDLSGLFTCEKAPNCKVDHKKELRKSENPRAQSVSPASDGCQDGSRSRNHRSSRTRASKRRRNSAPKSTWCQGVPALPGSGLEEESQGEPGCWMALSSPSRAREDDPCARAEGRDPGLPSGSLTVPPAQEGAGGCLMKRLCLDGGRRLQTAQLEPAASGAALPPSSTPAEEARHPGLQAHGQLEQDPPSSEESMECGSINSILDADEEDEEPPRILLYHEPSSFEVGMLVWLKYQKYPFWPAVVKSIRRRDKKASVLFIEGDMNPKGRGITVPLRRLKHFDCEEKQALLDKAKEDFDRDIGSCVSLITDYRVRLGCGSFAGSFLEYYAADISYPVRKSIQQDVLGTRFPQLNKGDLEEPVEGSTAGRRQPCRKVLPDRSRAARDRANQRLVEYIVKTRGAESHLQAILRSRRPSRWLKTFLSSSQYVTCVETYLEDEEQLDLVVKYLQGLYQQMDGEVLAGVNGDSIRFILDVLLPEAIICAISAVDAVDYKTAEEKYIKGPSLSYREKEIFDNQLLEERNRRR is encoded by the exons ATGACGGATGCCAAGTACGTCCTCTGCAGATGGGAAAGGCGATTGTGGCCTGCAAAG gTTTTGGCCAGAACTGAGACTTcaacaaaaaataagagaaaaaaggaattctTTCTAGATGTTCAAATACTCTCTCTAGAGGAAAA AATTCAGGTGAAGAGCACGGAAGTGGAAGCCCTGCAGAAGTCTCAGATTGAGAACATTGCCTCTTTCTTAG CCTCACAGGAGGAGGTTCCTGCTGCACCCCTGGAGGAGCTGACCTACAGACGGTCACTGCGGGTGGCTCTGGATGTTCTGAATGAGAGAGACCGCATCTGTCAAGAAGGCCCTTCCCGGAGAGAGCAGCTGCCCACGGGCGTGGCTTCCCTGCCCCGTGATattctctctccatcttttctGCCTGAGAGGAGGTGGGAATATGCACAACGTGACTTGTCAGGTTTGTTCACTTGTGAAAAGGCCCCCAACTGCAAAGTGGACCACAAGAAGGAGCTCAGGAAAAGTGAAAACCCAAGAGCCCAATCGGTCAGTCCAGCCAGCGATGGTTGTCAGGATGGTAGTAGGTCAAGGAACCACCGAAGCAGTCGAACGCGGGCAAGtaaaagaagaaggaattcaGCCCCGAAGTCCACCTGGTGCCAGGGGGTGCCTGCACTTCCAGGGTCAGGGCTGGAAGAGGAAAGCCAGGGAGAGCCTGGCTGCTGGATGGCCCTGTCCTCACCTTCCCGAGCCAGGGAGGACGATCCGTGTGCCAGGGCTGAAGGACGTGATCCAGGCTTGCCATCAGGCAGCCTCACAGTGCCCCCAGCCCAGGAGGGGGCCGGGGGATGCCTGATGAAGAGGCTGTGCCTAGATGGAGGCCGGAGGCTGCAGACTGCACAGCTGGAGCCGGCGGCCTCAGGGGCAGCGCTGCCTCCGTCCAGCACTCCTGCAGAGGAAGCGAGACACCCTGGTCTGCAGGCCCATGGCCAGCTGGAGCAAG ACCCTCCATCTTCTGAAGAGTCCATGGAGTGTGGTTCCATCAATTCCATCCTGGATGCAGATGAGGAGGACGAGGAGCCACCCAGGATCCTTCTGTATCACG aacCAAGTTCATTTGAAGTAGGAATGCTTGTCTGgcttaaataccaaaaatacccCTTCTGGCCGGCGGTG GTCAAAAGCATCAGACGGAGAGATAAGAAGGCGAGCGTGCTCTTCATCGAAGGGGACATGAACCCGAAAGGCAGAGG CATCACCGTGCCCCTTAGGAGACTGAAGCACTTCGACTGTGAGGAGAAGCAGGCACTGCTG GACAAAGCCAAAGAGGACTTCGACCGGGATATCGGGTCCTGCGTCTCCCTCATCACCGACTACCGGGTACGGTTAG GCTGCGGCTCTTTTGCGGGCTCCTTCCTGGAGTACTATGCTGCTGACATAA GCTATCCCGTCCGGAAATCCATCCAGCAGGATGTTTTGGGGACCAGGTTCCCTCAGCTGAACAAGGGAGACCTGGAGGAGCCCGTGGAGGGCAGCACTGCGGGGCGCAGGCAGCCCTGCAGGAAGGTGCTGCCTGACCGCTCTCGGGCTGCGCGGGACCGCGCCAACCAGAGGCTGGTGGAGTACATCGTGAAGACCAGGGGTGCAGAGAGCCACCTGCAGGCCATCCTGAGGAGCAGGCGGCCTTCGAGGTGGCTGAAGACGTTCCTGAGCTCCAGCCAGTACGTGACCTGTGTGGAGACCTACCTGGAGGACGAGGAGCAGCTGGACCTCGTGGTGAAGTACCTGCAGGGCCTCTACCAGCAGATGGATGGTGAGGTGCTGGCGGGAGTCAATGGTGACAGCATCAGGTTCATCCTGGACGTGCTCCTGCCGGAG GCCATCATCTGTGCCATCTCTGCAGTGGACGCGGTGGATTATAAGACGGCTGAAGAAAAGTACATAAAGGGACCTTCACTCAGCTACCG ggaaaaagaaatattcGATAACCAGCTGCTAGAAGAACGGAACCGGCGCCGCTGA